Proteins encoded in a region of the Clostridium beijerinckii genome:
- a CDS encoding GIY-YIG nuclease family protein — protein MNYVYIVECSDRTLYTGWTNNLRKRIQMHSDGCGAKYTRGRGPVKLVYHEVFENRKDAMKREYEIKKLTRKDKLILISTYEGENRYE, from the coding sequence ATGAATTATGTGTATATTGTAGAATGTTCAGATAGAACACTTTATACAGGATGGACAAATAACTTAAGAAAAAGAATTCAAATGCATTCGGATGGATGCGGAGCAAAGTATACAAGGGGTAGAGGGCCTGTTAAATTAGTATATCATGAAGTGTTTGAAAATAGAAAAGATGCAATGAAAAGAGAATATGAAATAAAAAAGTTAACAAGAAAAGATAAGTTAATATTAATAAGTACGTATGAGGGCGAAAATAGATATGAATAA
- a CDS encoding ABC transporter substrate-binding protein, with protein MKTKQILSTILASTLLAGTMVGCGSSSGASSQSSSDAGSGKTIKVYQLKVEINDALQELAKKYEKEKGVKVEVTSVGGGADYGASLKAEFQKGTEPDIFMIQGAGDYETWKHKIDDLSDQGWVKNAVKGTLDTVTIDGKVYGMPAATEGYGLLYNKDILDKAGIDPKSLDSFDKLKAAFETLDSKKAELGLDNVVSYTTKEFWVTGNHTFNIPLATQDNPAQFTKDYLAGKADIVNNKQFNEWMNLVELLCKYGGGKSLDTIDYSTQVGNFALGKTAFLHQGNWVAGDLQKLEDPNKKFHMGFAPLAINNDPKMSGSIPVGVPMYWVVNKDSKINKEAKEFLDWMVTSQTGQEALVKDMNMIPAFTNFTVESDNELNKSISEYNKEGKTLPWAFTNLPDGFNKNSLAPLFSKFINTDMGPQAKKDMLQGIQDATKAK; from the coding sequence ATGAAAACAAAACAAATATTATCAACAATTTTAGCTTCTACATTATTGGCTGGTACTATGGTTGGATGCGGAAGCTCATCAGGAGCAAGTTCGCAAAGTTCAAGCGATGCTGGAAGTGGAAAAACAATTAAAGTATATCAATTAAAGGTTGAAATCAATGATGCACTTCAAGAACTTGCTAAAAAATATGAAAAAGAAAAAGGCGTAAAAGTCGAAGTTACTTCAGTGGGCGGTGGAGCTGATTATGGCGCATCGTTAAAGGCAGAATTTCAAAAAGGTACGGAGCCAGATATATTTATGATTCAAGGAGCTGGGGATTATGAAACTTGGAAACATAAAATTGATGATTTAAGCGATCAAGGCTGGGTTAAAAATGCTGTTAAAGGAACACTAGATACAGTAACTATCGACGGAAAAGTATATGGAATGCCAGCAGCAACAGAAGGGTATGGCTTGTTATATAATAAAGATATTTTGGACAAGGCTGGTATCGATCCCAAATCTCTAGATTCCTTTGATAAATTAAAAGCAGCGTTTGAGACATTAGATAGTAAAAAGGCAGAATTAGGCCTTGATAATGTTGTGTCTTATACAACAAAAGAATTTTGGGTTACTGGTAATCATACATTTAATATACCACTTGCAACTCAAGATAATCCAGCTCAATTTACAAAGGACTATCTTGCAGGCAAAGCAGATATAGTTAATAATAAGCAATTTAATGAGTGGATGAACTTAGTTGAATTACTTTGTAAATATGGTGGAGGAAAGAGTCTAGATACTATAGATTATAGTACTCAAGTTGGTAACTTTGCGCTTGGAAAGACTGCATTCTTACATCAAGGTAACTGGGTTGCTGGGGATTTACAAAAGTTGGAGGATCCAAATAAGAAGTTCCATATGGGATTTGCACCACTTGCAATTAATAATGATCCAAAAATGAGTGGATCTATTCCAGTAGGTGTTCCAATGTATTGGGTAGTAAATAAAGATTCTAAAATTAATAAAGAAGCTAAAGAATTCTTAGATTGGATGGTTACAAGTCAAACAGGTCAAGAGGCATTAGTTAAGGATATGAATATGATTCCAGCATTTACAAACTTCACAGTTGAAAGTGATAATGAATTAAATAAATCAATATCTGAATATAACAAAGAAGGAAAGACTCTTCCTTGGGCATTCACTAATCTACCAGATGGATTTAACAAGAATAGCTTAGCACCTTTATTCTCTAAATTTATTAATACTGATATGGGGCCACAAGCAAAGAAAGATATGCTACAAGGAATTCAAGATGCTACAAAAGCTAAATAA
- a CDS encoding carbohydrate ABC transporter permease, with protein sequence MSKKSRDIKDFWIFVGPALFAMTMVVIIPFIIGIYYTFTNWNGANPHYDFVGIKNYTGIFKDVQFIYSLKITVLYTIASVITINIIGFGLAYIVTRKLKTSSFLRTGFFMPNLIGGLILGFIWQFMFNSVFTGVGKALGSATLSTSLLQAPTTAMLAMLIVSTWQYAGYIMVIYVAALENVPTDLIEAAHIDGANGWHTFKNITIPMVRQAVTICLFLTLANSFKLFDLNFSLTPMKTTEMLALNIYNEAFIVNNMGIGQAKAIIFFILVTTISLTQVYFNKKKEVEV encoded by the coding sequence ATGAGTAAGAAATCACGAGATATTAAAGATTTTTGGATTTTTGTCGGACCAGCTTTATTTGCTATGACAATGGTTGTAATAATTCCGTTTATAATAGGTATATATTATACATTTACAAATTGGAATGGTGCTAATCCTCATTATGATTTTGTTGGAATAAAAAATTATACAGGAATCTTTAAAGATGTACAATTTATATATTCTCTAAAGATAACAGTATTATATACAATTGCGAGTGTAATAACTATAAATATAATAGGGTTTGGACTAGCGTATATAGTAACTAGAAAATTAAAAACTAGTAGTTTCTTAAGAACCGGATTCTTTATGCCAAACTTAATAGGAGGATTAATTCTAGGTTTTATATGGCAATTTATGTTCAATTCAGTATTTACAGGAGTTGGTAAAGCATTGGGAAGTGCAACACTTTCAACATCACTTTTACAAGCTCCAACTACAGCAATGCTAGCAATGCTAATAGTTTCCACATGGCAATATGCTGGATATATAATGGTTATTTATGTGGCAGCCCTTGAAAATGTTCCGACTGACTTAATAGAAGCAGCGCATATTGATGGAGCTAATGGGTGGCATACATTTAAAAATATAACAATACCTATGGTTAGACAAGCGGTCACAATTTGCTTATTCTTAACTTTAGCAAATTCATTTAAGTTATTTGATTTGAATTTTTCACTTACACCAATGAAAACCACTGAAATGTTAGCATTAAATATTTACAATGAAGCGTTTATTGTGAACAATATGGGAATAGGACAAGCAAAAGCTATTATATTCTTTATACTAGTAACTACTATTTCTTTAACTCAAGTTTACTTTAATAAGAAAAAGGAGGTAGAGGTATAA
- a CDS encoding carbohydrate ABC transporter permease, with product MEPSKVVNNIEKVKANKKLKTLDSYTSRLKLLEVFSWLLLIAYMTPFYLMLINSFKTRREIFSNTTGLPDTWNFQNYLDAMKKMSVISSFANSMIITIGSVILIILFSSMASWMLVRDQSRKSKIIFYIFTSGMIVPFQAVMIPLVKWMAKIQFGPFQMLGTHYGLIFMYIGFGVSMSIFLYHGFIKGVPKEVEEAATIDGCSKWQTYVKILLPLLKPITVTVAVLNSIWIWNDFLLPFLTINGKINTIPLAMNNFFGAFSKQWELAMAALILAIIPIIIFYFFVQKHIIAGIVQGSIK from the coding sequence ATGGAGCCAAGTAAAGTTGTTAATAATATAGAAAAAGTTAAAGCAAATAAAAAGCTAAAGACACTAGATAGTTATACTAGCAGATTAAAACTATTAGAAGTATTTTCATGGTTACTATTGATAGCATATATGACACCATTTTACTTGATGCTTATAAATTCATTTAAGACAAGAAGAGAGATTTTTTCAAACACAACTGGTCTTCCTGACACATGGAATTTTCAGAATTATTTAGATGCTATGAAAAAAATGAGTGTAATAAGTTCATTTGCAAATTCTATGATAATAACTATAGGAAGTGTGATACTAATAATTCTTTTTTCATCAATGGCTTCATGGATGCTAGTAAGGGATCAGTCAAGAAAGAGTAAGATAATATTTTATATATTCACTTCTGGAATGATTGTTCCATTTCAAGCGGTAATGATACCACTTGTAAAATGGATGGCAAAAATCCAGTTCGGACCATTTCAAATGCTAGGAACACACTATGGGCTTATCTTTATGTACATAGGGTTTGGGGTCAGCATGAGCATATTCTTATATCATGGTTTCATTAAAGGAGTACCAAAAGAAGTTGAAGAAGCGGCAACTATAGATGGATGCAGTAAATGGCAGACATATGTGAAAATTCTATTGCCATTATTAAAGCCAATTACTGTTACAGTTGCAGTTTTAAATAGCATATGGATATGGAATGACTTTTTGCTACCATTTTTAACTATAAACGGAAAGATAAATACTATACCATTAGCTATGAACAATTTCTTCGGAGCGTTTTCGAAACAATGGGAATTAGCAATGGCAGCATTAATTTTAGCAATAATTCCAATAATCATATTCTACTTCTTTGTTCAAAAGCATATCATTGCAGGTATTGTTCAAGGATCTATAAAATAG
- the malQ gene encoding 4-alpha-glucanotransferase: MNRSSGIIMHIASLPGKYGIGTFGKEAYKFGDFLKKAGQKYWQILPLGPTSFGDSPYQSFSAFAGNPYFIDFDILRHDGFLDESDYYSVNFGESSEDIDYGLIFKEKLRVLKIAYKKFKSRQDKDLIKFQEAEAYWLDDYALYMSVKKHFDLKSWYEWDEDIRLRKPEAINRYKILLEDEIGFWKFLQYEFYKQWNHLKAYINNLGIEIIGDMPIYVAEDSADVWGNPEAFLLNKKTLKPLKVAGCPPDIFAATGQLWGNPIYDWCYMEKTDYKWWVDRIRQSLNLYDVLRIDHFKGFESYWSIPYGDLTAENGEWVKGPGIKVFNSIKDELGEVNIIAEDLGTLTKETIKLRNDTGFPGMKILTFGFDSDSSNPFLPHNYEKNFIVYTGTHDNDTVRGWIEKTAPKEEVQRAIAYLGLNKEEGYNWGFIRGAWSSSANISIAQMQDFLNLGNEARINLPSTLGNNWRWRVRKDALTDQLAEKIHQITRTYGRCDN, from the coding sequence ATGAATAGAAGTAGTGGTATAATAATGCACATTGCTTCTCTGCCAGGAAAGTATGGAATAGGGACATTTGGTAAAGAAGCATATAAATTTGGAGATTTTCTAAAAAAGGCGGGTCAGAAGTATTGGCAGATACTGCCGCTAGGGCCTACAAGTTTTGGAGATTCACCATATCAATCTTTCTCAGCATTTGCAGGGAATCCGTATTTTATAGATTTTGATATTTTAAGACATGATGGATTTTTAGATGAAAGTGATTATTATTCAGTGAATTTTGGGGAAAGTTCAGAGGATATAGATTATGGTTTGATTTTCAAAGAAAAATTAAGGGTATTAAAAATAGCATACAAAAAATTTAAATCAAGACAAGATAAGGATTTAATTAAATTTCAAGAAGCTGAGGCCTATTGGCTTGATGATTATGCATTGTATATGTCAGTAAAAAAACATTTTGATTTGAAGAGCTGGTATGAATGGGATGAAGATATTAGGTTAAGAAAACCAGAGGCAATAAATAGGTATAAAATCTTATTAGAAGATGAAATAGGATTTTGGAAGTTTTTGCAATATGAGTTCTATAAACAATGGAATCATTTAAAAGCTTATATTAATAATTTGGGAATTGAAATAATAGGAGATATGCCTATATATGTGGCAGAGGACAGTGCTGATGTATGGGGAAATCCTGAGGCATTTTTACTTAATAAAAAGACACTAAAACCATTAAAAGTTGCTGGATGTCCTCCGGATATATTTGCTGCCACAGGACAATTATGGGGAAATCCAATCTATGATTGGTGCTATATGGAGAAAACGGACTATAAATGGTGGGTGGATCGCATAAGACAAAGTTTGAACTTATATGATGTACTTAGAATAGATCATTTTAAAGGGTTTGAATCATATTGGTCTATTCCTTATGGAGATCTAACAGCAGAAAATGGTGAATGGGTTAAAGGCCCTGGAATAAAAGTTTTTAATTCAATTAAAGATGAGCTTGGTGAAGTTAATATAATTGCAGAAGATCTAGGTACACTTACTAAAGAAACAATAAAGCTTAGAAATGACACAGGGTTTCCTGGAATGAAGATATTGACATTTGGGTTTGATTCAGATAGTTCAAATCCTTTTTTACCTCATAATTATGAAAAGAACTTTATAGTTTACACTGGTACACATGATAATGATACTGTAAGAGGATGGATTGAAAAAACAGCACCTAAAGAAGAAGTTCAAAGAGCAATAGCGTATTTAGGCCTAAATAAAGAAGAGGGGTATAACTGGGGATTTATTAGGGGTGCTTGGAGCAGCAGCGCGAATATTTCCATAGCACAAATGCAAGATTTCTTGAATTTGGGAAATGAAGCCAGAATTAATTTGCCTTCAACATTGGGGAATAATTGGCGTTGGAGAGTAAGGAAAGATGCATTGACGGATCAGTTAGCAGAAAAGATTCATCAGATTACTAGAACTTATGGAAGATGTGATAATTAG
- a CDS encoding LacI family DNA-binding transcriptional regulator produces the protein MKVTIKEVAKEANVSPSTVSRVISDSSQISEETKERVRDAIKRLKYKPNAIARSLANKKSRILGVVLPNEAQDLITNTFFIQAMKGMSKYAQNKKYYITYAFSEDEKAELEYINNFITSNLVDGICLLRARTDDRSIKYLKETQFPFVVIGRPEESENLLWVDNDNFQATYNLVNELVKKGHKSIAFLGAKKDWNVTKDRFKGFKVACEINGISIQDKNFAIMDDFNEQEGIDGTIKLLENITPTAIIAEDDVLAFGTLKVINERKIKNIDVVGFNNSPLAELQVPSLSSVDIKSEELGYYATKILIDFLENNDTAINHYIIDTKLVKRESFK, from the coding sequence ATGAAAGTTACAATAAAGGAAGTAGCAAAAGAAGCGAATGTATCTCCATCAACTGTATCGAGAGTTATATCAGATAGTTCACAGATAAGTGAAGAAACTAAGGAAAGAGTTAGAGATGCGATAAAGAGATTGAAATACAAGCCAAATGCGATAGCTAGGAGCCTGGCAAATAAGAAAAGCAGAATATTAGGTGTAGTTTTACCTAATGAGGCTCAAGACTTAATCACTAACACGTTTTTTATTCAAGCTATGAAAGGGATGAGCAAATATGCTCAAAATAAGAAGTACTATATTACATATGCATTTAGTGAGGATGAAAAGGCTGAATTAGAATATATAAATAATTTCATAACAAGTAACTTAGTTGATGGAATATGTTTATTACGTGCAAGAACTGATGATAGAAGTATTAAATATCTTAAGGAAACACAATTCCCATTTGTAGTAATAGGAAGACCGGAAGAATCGGAAAATTTGCTATGGGTTGATAATGACAATTTTCAGGCCACTTACAATTTAGTAAATGAACTTGTAAAAAAGGGGCATAAATCCATTGCTTTTCTAGGCGCAAAGAAGGACTGGAATGTTACAAAAGATAGATTTAAAGGGTTCAAAGTTGCATGCGAAATTAATGGAATTTCAATACAGGATAAAAATTTTGCGATTATGGATGATTTTAATGAACAGGAAGGAATAGATGGAACAATTAAATTGTTAGAAAATATTACTCCTACAGCCATAATAGCAGAGGATGATGTATTAGCATTTGGTACGCTTAAGGTAATCAATGAGAGAAAAATTAAAAATATAGATGTGGTGGGATTTAATAATAGTCCATTAGCGGAGCTTCAAGTACCATCATTATCATCAGTTGACATTAAGTCTGAAGAACTAGGGTATTATGCTACAAAAATTTTAATAGATTTTCTAGAAAATAATGATACAGCGATAAATCACTATATTATAGATACTAAGTTAGTAAAAAGAGAATCATTTAAGTAA
- a CDS encoding CapA family protein: protein MNDKNSRISHGETYIRDRKKKSNYLKYITFILVAILVLTSSLIYLKYGKGLSDKKNTANDKVNGETDKSIDDDKYKTNKLKEPIKKTIVISFAGDFTLGTDTKFPYDGSLPAAFIGSGKNYSYFMQNVSSVFSKDDYTLVNLETTFTDSKDKAHKDGEVFYNFKGPKEYVNILTSGSIEGVTIANNHIYDYGKQGINDTINTLKEKNIDICGEGYKILKDIQGIKFGFLGYTGWEYSNNLKSKIIGDISELRKQGAEVVIPYFHWGVERKYEPDNVQKSLARFSIDNGADAVIGSHPHVIESMENYKGKFIAYSMGNFCFGGNSNPSDKRTFILQIKVNTEDDKLSSLEYKVIPAMISSRDDKNDYIPTLAGGENRTEILRKLNELSPTLNGNIKDEFFKIK, encoded by the coding sequence ATGAATGATAAAAACTCTAGGATCAGCCACGGAGAAACATACATAAGAGATAGGAAGAAAAAAAGTAATTATTTAAAATATATAACTTTTATATTGGTAGCTATATTAGTCTTAACTAGTTCTTTAATCTATTTAAAGTATGGAAAAGGATTAAGTGATAAAAAAAATACAGCTAACGATAAAGTAAATGGGGAAACTGATAAGTCAATTGATGATGACAAGTATAAAACTAATAAACTCAAAGAACCAATAAAGAAAACGATTGTTATTTCTTTCGCGGGGGACTTCACTTTAGGGACTGACACTAAATTCCCTTATGATGGTAGCCTACCAGCAGCGTTCATAGGTAGTGGAAAGAATTACTCTTATTTCATGCAAAATGTATCGAGCGTATTTAGTAAAGATGACTATACATTAGTGAATTTAGAAACTACATTTACAGATTCCAAAGATAAAGCACATAAAGATGGAGAAGTATTTTATAATTTTAAAGGACCTAAGGAATACGTTAACATTCTTACTAGCGGATCAATAGAAGGTGTTACGATAGCAAATAATCATATCTATGATTATGGAAAGCAAGGGATAAATGATACGATTAATACTTTAAAAGAAAAGAATATTGATATATGTGGTGAAGGATATAAAATATTAAAGGATATTCAAGGAATAAAATTTGGATTTTTAGGGTATACAGGTTGGGAATATTCTAATAATTTAAAATCTAAAATAATAGGTGATATTAGTGAGTTAAGAAAGCAGGGAGCAGAAGTTGTTATTCCATACTTTCATTGGGGAGTAGAGAGAAAATATGAACCAGATAATGTTCAAAAAAGTTTAGCTAGATTTTCTATAGATAATGGAGCTGATGCGGTTATTGGTTCTCATCCACATGTAATTGAAAGTATGGAAAACTATAAGGGGAAGTTTATAGCATATTCTATGGGAAACTTTTGTTTTGGAGGAAATTCCAATCCATCAGATAAAAGAACTTTTATACTTCAAATTAAAGTTAATACTGAAGATGATAAATTATCTAGCCTTGAGTATAAAGTAATTCCAGCAATGATTTCTTCAAGAGATGATAAAAATGATTATATTCCAACTTTAGCAGGTGGTGAGAATAGGACTGAAATATTAAGGAAATTAAATGAGTTATCGCCAACGCTAAATGGGAATATTAAAGATGAATTTTTTAAAATTAAATAA
- a CDS encoding efflux RND transporter periplasmic adaptor subunit yields MPKLDVKKLKPKGISLKGMKLKKKPSKKVILICAIFIIVGAIIIGKFIMPKSAPQVKCTVLSKGKIVNSVNVLGEIKSKESTNIYSTLNNPVQEIKVKEGDKVKVGDVLAVLDSNGLEKDIEQATATADATEANAKTQLDSAQKEYNDELNLYNNNSNSDIKNAEETLSLAQITLDDKAKIYDKNKALFNAQAISESDLNKIKIDYDTAKSDYEKAVTALENAKVKVDQALNKAKSDYETAQTNYNNKSQRIAIEKQKQQLDDCTIKATSDGIITNVNAVVGNPGNGVLFQIENLDNIEITVPIKEVDIANVKVGQRAEIKTDATGDKTFPGEVESVSPSARKEGVSVSTSQSGNTQSQSQGTGSDAGFEAKVKVDNTDENMKVGMSARVNIITNEKSDIYTVSSDSIVENEDSKSIYVAEKNSEKPNEYIIKELPIDTGLESDFNVEISGEGISDGIFVIDDPSTHRPGEKVQIKGR; encoded by the coding sequence ATGCCGAAATTAGATGTGAAAAAGTTAAAACCTAAGGGCATAAGCCTTAAGGGGATGAAACTAAAAAAGAAGCCAAGCAAAAAAGTAATATTAATATGTGCAATATTTATAATAGTTGGAGCTATCATAATAGGAAAGTTTATTATGCCTAAGTCAGCTCCGCAAGTAAAGTGTACAGTTCTTTCTAAGGGAAAAATTGTAAATAGTGTTAATGTTTTGGGAGAAATAAAAAGTAAAGAATCAACTAACATATACAGTACCTTGAACAATCCAGTGCAAGAGATAAAAGTAAAAGAGGGAGATAAGGTTAAAGTTGGAGATGTTCTAGCGGTACTAGATTCAAATGGGTTAGAAAAAGATATTGAACAGGCTACAGCTACAGCAGATGCAACTGAAGCTAATGCTAAGACACAGCTTGATTCAGCTCAAAAGGAATATAATGATGAATTGAATTTATATAATAACAATTCAAATTCAGATATTAAAAATGCAGAAGAAACATTAAGTTTAGCACAAATTACTCTTGATGATAAAGCGAAAATATATGATAAGAATAAAGCTTTATTTAACGCTCAAGCAATTTCAGAGAGCGACTTGAATAAGATAAAGATAGATTATGATACTGCTAAATCAGATTATGAAAAGGCTGTAACAGCTCTTGAAAATGCTAAGGTTAAAGTTGACCAAGCTCTTAATAAGGCTAAAAGTGACTATGAAACAGCACAAACAAACTATAATAATAAAAGCCAGAGAATAGCCATTGAGAAGCAAAAACAGCAGTTAGATGATTGCACTATTAAGGCTACAAGTGATGGGATAATTACAAATGTAAATGCTGTTGTGGGGAATCCAGGAAATGGTGTTTTATTTCAGATCGAAAATTTAGATAATATAGAAATAACTGTACCAATTAAGGAAGTCGATATAGCTAATGTTAAAGTAGGACAGAGAGCAGAGATAAAAACAGATGCAACAGGTGATAAGACTTTTCCAGGAGAAGTAGAAAGTGTTAGTCCATCTGCTAGAAAAGAAGGTGTGTCTGTAAGCACGAGTCAATCTGGGAATACACAATCTCAGTCTCAAGGAACAGGTTCAGATGCAGGCTTTGAGGCAAAAGTTAAAGTTGATAATACAGATGAAAATATGAAAGTGGGAATGAGTGCAAGAGTAAATATCATTACAAATGAAAAATCTGATATTTATACCGTTTCATCAGATAGCATAGTTGAAAATGAAGATAGCAAGAGTATATATGTTGCAGAAAAAAACAGTGAAAAGCCAAATGAATATATAATTAAGGAATTACCAATAGATACAGGACTTGAATCTGACTTTAATGTTGAAATTTCAGGAGAAGGAATTTCAGATGGAATATTTGTAATTGATGATCCTTCAACACATAGGCCTGGAGAGAAAGTTCAAATAAAAGGAAGGTGA
- a CDS encoding ABC transporter ATP-binding protein codes for MNENIIEMKNIVKSFYVGTPNQLNILKNIDITIKEGEFVSIVGASGSGKSTLMNIIGALDRPTSGTYFLDGTNVNEETDNGLSEVRNKQIGFVFQTYNLIPRSSALKNVELPMLYYGMNRNERRKRSEELLELVGMKDRMKHLPNELSGGQKQRVAIARALANNPSIILADEPTGALDSATGRMVMDLFHKVHELEGKTIVFITHNYELAKETERIITLRDGKIISEEDNDKYVRKFPDGEKICL; via the coding sequence TTGAATGAAAATATAATAGAAATGAAGAATATTGTCAAAAGCTTTTATGTTGGGACTCCTAATCAATTAAATATTCTTAAAAATATAGATATAACAATAAAAGAAGGTGAATTTGTATCTATAGTTGGTGCATCAGGATCAGGAAAGAGTACTTTAATGAACATTATTGGAGCACTTGACAGGCCAACTTCTGGAACATATTTTTTAGATGGGACTAATGTTAATGAAGAAACAGACAATGGTTTATCAGAAGTTAGAAATAAACAAATAGGCTTTGTATTTCAAACTTATAATTTAATTCCAAGAAGTTCAGCTTTGAAAAATGTTGAGTTGCCAATGCTTTATTATGGAATGAATAGGAATGAAAGAAGGAAAAGATCAGAAGAACTTTTGGAACTTGTTGGAATGAAGGATAGAATGAAACATCTTCCTAATGAATTATCAGGTGGACAAAAACAGAGGGTTGCAATTGCTCGTGCACTTGCAAATAATCCAAGTATAATACTTGCCGATGAACCAACAGGAGCCCTTGATTCTGCAACAGGTAGGATGGTTATGGATTTGTTTCATAAGGTTCATGAATTAGAAGGTAAGACTATAGTATTTATAACTCATAATTATGAGCTGGCAAAAGAAACAGAGAGAATTATAACATTAAGGGATGGAAAGATAATATCAGAAGAAGATAACGACAAGTATGTAAGAAAATTTCCAGATGGTGAAAAGATATGTTTATAA
- a CDS encoding ABC transporter permease: MFIKENILLAIAGIKSSKMRSLLTMLGIIIGISSVIGIVSIGGAITSKVTSELDNMGANNMEVVLTEKKDDGTSAGFNDGPSKQPEDSDLISSEQIDSFKEIFKDRISSVSIDETKGQGKVRDGYLYANVNTIGVNEGYKEVNNVKLTSGRFITDKDLKGAKKIAIVSDKLINNIFKGKTDPLGKEIKVYTKDEVETYAIVGVYEYENSSLFGGGGMASEKDRVTDLYIPVTTEKASQKNKNYQYFTITPKQNVDAQKLVKDMKKYGEKLYKSNKNWTIDVFNNQSRAASFTSVINMISLGVAVIAAIALLVGGIGVMNIMLVSVTERTREIGTRKALGAKSSHIKMQFITESVIICSIGGMIGIIFGIGMGVIACIVLKSPISISIPTILISFTFSMAIGVFFGYYPAKKAASLDPIEALRYE; encoded by the coding sequence ATGTTTATAAAAGAAAATATATTGCTTGCAATAGCAGGCATAAAATCAAGCAAGATGCGTTCACTTTTAACTATGCTTGGGATTATAATAGGAATATCATCTGTTATAGGAATTGTTTCTATTGGAGGTGCAATTACATCTAAAGTAACAAGTGAGTTGGACAACATGGGTGCAAATAATATGGAAGTTGTCTTAACTGAAAAAAAAGATGATGGAACCTCTGCAGGATTTAATGATGGACCAAGTAAACAGCCAGAAGATAGCGATCTTATATCTTCAGAGCAAATAGACTCATTTAAAGAAATATTTAAGGATAGAATTAGCAGCGTAAGTATAGATGAGACAAAAGGACAGGGAAAGGTAAGGGATGGATATTTATATGCTAATGTAAATACTATTGGAGTAAACGAGGGATACAAAGAAGTTAATAATGTAAAACTGACTAGTGGGAGATTTATCACTGATAAAGATCTTAAAGGAGCGAAAAAAATTGCTATAGTCTCTGATAAACTTATTAATAATATCTTTAAAGGAAAGACTGATCCACTAGGTAAAGAAATTAAGGTTTATACAAAAGATGAAGTTGAAACATATGCAATTGTAGGGGTATATGAATATGAAAATTCTTCACTATTTGGTGGGGGTGGTATGGCATCAGAAAAAGATAGAGTTACTGATTTATATATTCCTGTAACAACAGAAAAAGCATCACAAAAAAACAAGAATTATCAATACTTTACTATTACTCCTAAACAAAATGTTGATGCTCAAAAGCTTGTAAAAGACATGAAAAAATATGGGGAAAAGCTATATAAAAGCAATAAGAATTGGACAATAGATGTTTTTAATAATCAAAGTCGAGCGGCGTCTTTTACGTCAGTGATTAATATGATATCCCTTGGTGTAGCAGTAATTGCAGCCATAGCATTACTTGTAGGTGGAATAGGAGTAATGAATATAATGCTCGTATCTGTTACGGAAAGAACGAGGGAAATAGGAACGCGAAAAGCCCTTGGTGCTAAGAGCAGCCATATAAAGATGCAATTTATAACTGAGTCAGTGATAATATGTTCAATTGGTGGAATGATAGGAATAATATTTGGAATAGGCATGGGAGTAATTGCATGCATAGTATTAAAATCACCAATATCGATATCTATTCCAACAATTTTAATAAGCTTCACTTTTTCAATGGCAATTGGTGTGTTTTTTGGATACTATCCAGCTAAAAAAGCAGCAAGTCTTGATCCGATTGAAGCCTTAAGATATGAGTAA